The following coding sequences lie in one Paramormyrops kingsleyae isolate MSU_618 chromosome 15, PKINGS_0.4, whole genome shotgun sequence genomic window:
- the notch2 gene encoding LOW QUALITY PROTEIN: neurogenic locus notch homolog protein 2 (The sequence of the model RefSeq protein was modified relative to this genomic sequence to represent the inferred CDS: inserted 2 bases in 1 codon): protein MGQLPGVSSGKVIFFVACWIHISAALQCLDSTRPCVNNATCIVFSNGTGYCRCTSGFIGEYCHQKDPCHPGYCLNGGSCIANLSGVPASPSCTCPLGFTGQTCQTPQNSACYPKNPCANSGVCALLSLDKHECRCAPGWTGPRCTREDSCVSSPCANGGVCSPGNGGKYTCNCPKGYQGRRCLNDTNECALTPGLCSNRGECMNTPGSYHCTCPVGYTGRHCETPYVPCSPSPCVNGGTCRQTSDTSYWCHCLPGFNGTNCEINIDDCPEHRCQNGGTCMDGVNTYNCQCPPEWTGQFCTEDVDECRLQPNACQNGGTCSNVQGGYSCVCVNGWSGLDCAENIDDCATAACTNGSTCIDRVASFICICPYGKTGLLCHVDDACISNPCREGAQCDTNPINGKFNCNCPPGYVGSTCRDDVNECIMGSNPCEHGGQCANTEGSFMCNCAPGYTGPRCEQDINECASSPCRNDATCLDQIGDYTCICMPGFEGVHCETDINECASFPCLNNGICLDQVNRFVCHCPAGFSGDMCQVDNDECASTPCHNGAKCIDRPNGYECECAEGFTGPLCEENIDDCNPKPCHHGECRDGIATFYCDCSPGYTGLICHMQVKECLSNPCQNRGRCIDLVNKYQCNCLAGTTGVNCEINFDDCANDPCEYGECQDGINEYKCVCNPGYTGEKCDVEINECDSNPCLNGGTCEDRPNGFHCLCPAGTHGPVCHSGADRCSPQPCDHGECVELQDGYRCECDPGWEGQHCELDINECQSNPCQHGATCTDRLNGYTCKCKRGFTGENCEVNIDECKSNPCMNRGTCVDGVNGYKCLCSPPYTGPQCADKVDSCSTKPCQNRGRCLNHQGSYSCECQMGYSGRNCEINIDDCSSNPCLNGGTCLDGVGSYSCSCRPGFHGWRCDIEVDECGSNPCQNGARCSDYVNSYTCECLPGFDGIHCEHNIPECTESSCLNNGTCIDGINEFSCRCRPGFTGAFCQYEINECDSQPCKNGGTCTDGLGSYQCSCPLEYTGLNCQFLANLCSSSLCLNGGTCIQRVTSWGCHCPEGWTGLYCDVPSMSCQAFATRKGVPVDMVCQHAGRCLDMGNTHRCQCQAGYMGSYCEKEVDECLSNPCRNGATCVDYQGAYECQCKPGFQGVNCQYDVDECQSQPCLHGGTCINLENRFSCSCPPGTHGVRCEVDVDDCAPEPGSSRPRCLNGGQCVDGVGRFHCSCPPGFAGEHCEGDVNECLSAPCRAPGSLDCIQLTNDYQCRCQLGYTGRHCESMVDLCKSRPCHNGGICSMNTSSMHGYSCTCQSGFSGFNCGDPEGSGCTSLRCQNGGRCQEGAGGRPYCRCPALFSGRHCEIRQPIPTLPAVPETVCPYLECQQQAGDRVCDQQCNRHECKWDSGDCSLNWNKSWENCTDPVPCRQLFRNGRCDPECDNPECLFDSFECQPAPSLCRYDKYCADHYANGHCNQGCNTEECGWDGLDCDKDAPPQVADGTLVVVVLLQPHELLGDLRGFLRSLGTLLHTNVRVKLDEQQKLMIYPYYGPESDGTSGGAAQSRGRGKRELGEKEVIGSKAYLEIDNRQCSQNSKHCFSNTELVASYIAAEYLKKELPYPVISVDSEPGGILITSHLMYVVGVAVFIILLILVLGVLVAKRKRKHGILWLPDGFITKKDAKRREPVGQDDFGLKNMVKPQDGGMMDTNQNKGWLEEGLPAKKARTEVKPLLPVGVDGGVDRREWTLQHHKAADITLTPPQADLDMDCLDVNVKGPDGFTPLMLASLRSGGTADCSSLTGEEEEESGLDEPGASVISDLIAQGATLLAQTDRTGETALHLAARYARADAAKRLLDAGADPNAHDNMGRTPLHAAVSADAQGVFQILIRNRATDLDARMNDGTTPLILAARLAVEGMVEELVHCHADVNAVDDHGKSALHWAAAVNNVEATLVLLKNGANRDMQDNKEETPLFLAAREGSFEAAQVLLDHYSNRDITDHLDRLPRDTAQERMHHDIVRLLDQYNLVQSPHGGQAHMGAGGAHSTLGCGSGVGFVGMRAGPQGKKSRRGGAKAAGAGTGGGVAKELKDVKAKRRKKPAGGEMPSTGPAGGGAGGGAGGGAGGVAGNAKAANGGLSESSVTLSPIDSLESPHSFAGDAACVSTVTATSPPLLSSPSARPLLPPVSHMLGQQHAWAGLAKQGYGLLPHALGAPHPASGMLGPMNVTMSREQLPPIVTFQMMAPGTGQAMLKQSQLGQLQSQVQPHSQALPPHLQCAPGMMYQIPDVGLTRSLSHTLPHPHSHSVAHSNGLGDPQPRQLPPYHTMQSPVDKYPTPPSQHSCATASSEGTTPGHPAHPPNEHPYLTPSPESPDPWSSSSPHSNSDWSDVTTSPTPLGNLXTHCPRPGTHTFRSKRHGNHKRSRCRRNSPNTAACKSMHRL, encoded by the exons CTCTACAGTGTTTAGATTCCACCAGGCCCTGTGTGAACAACGCAACCTGCATCGTCTTTAGCAATGGCACAGGATACTGCAG ATGTACGTCAGGCTTCATTGGGGAGTACTGTCATCAGAAGGACCCCTGTCACCCTGGTTACTGCCTCAATGGGGGCAGCTGCATTGCCAACTTGTCCGGGGTGCCTGCCAGCCCCTCCTGCACCTGCCCCCTGGGCTTTACTGGTCAAACTTGCCAGACTCCCCAGAACTCTGCCTGCTACCCCAAGAACCCCTGTGCCAACAGTGGTGTGTGCGCCCTGCTCTCCCTGGACAAGCATGAATGTCGCTGTGCTCCTGGATGGACAG GCCCCCGATGCACCCGCGAGGACAGCTGTGTCTCCAGCCCCTGTGCCAATGGGGGCGTCTGTAGCCCCGGGAATGGGGGCAAGTACACTTGCAATTGCCCCAAGGGGTATCAAGGTCGTCGCTGTCTGAACGACACCAATGAGTGTGCTCTTACCCCGGGCCTATGCTCCAACCGCGGGGAGTGCATGAACACGCCGGGCTCATACCACTGCACGTGCCCCGTGGGTTACACTGGCCGCCATTGCGAGACACCATATGTGCCCTGCTCACCGTCGCCTTGTGTCAACGGGGGCACCTGCCGGCAGACGTCGGACACCAGCTACTGGTGCCACTGCCTGCCAG GCTTCAACGGGACCAACTGCGAGATTAACATCGACGACTGTCCTGAGCACCGCTGCCAGAACGGGGGCACCTGCATGGACGGCGTCAACACTTACAACTGCCAGTGTCCACCCGAATGGACAG gccagtTCTGCACCGAGGACGTGGACGAGTGCCGGCTGCAGCCCAACGCCTGCCAGAATGGTGGCACGTGCAGCAACGTGCAGGGGGGCTACAGCTGCGTGTGCGTGAACGGCTGGAGCGGCCTCGACTGCGCCGAGAACATCGACGACTGTGCCACAGCCGCCTGCACCAACGGCTCCACCTGCATCGACCGTGTCGCTTCCTTCATATGCATCTGCCCCTACGGGAAGACAG GCTTGCTCTGCCACGTGGACGACGCCTGCATCAGTAACCCGTGCCGAGAGGGGGCGCAGTGCGACACCAACCCAATCAACGGCAAATTCAACTGCAACTGCCCTCCTGGTTACGTGGGCAGCACCTGCAGAGACGACGTCAACGAGTGCATCATGG GCTCGAACCCCTGTGAGCATGGCGGGCAGTGCGCCAACACTGAGGGCTCCTTCATGTGTAACTGCGCGCCGGGTTACACGGGGCCGCGCTGCGAGCAGGACATCAACGAGTGTGCCTCCAGTCCCTGCCGCAACGACGCCACCTGCCTGGACCAAATCGGCGACTACACTTGCATCTGCATGCCAG GGTTCGAAGGAGTGCACTGCGAGACTGACATCAATGAGTGTGCCAGCTTCCCTTGCCTGAACAACGGCATTTGCCTGGACCAAGTCAACCGCTTCGTCTGCCACTGCCCTGCAG GTTTCAGCGGAGACATGTGCCAGGTAGACAATGACGAGTGTGCCAGCACACCCTGCCACAACGGCGCCAAGTGCATCGACCGGCCCAACGGATATGAGTGCGAATGCGCGGAAG GTTTTACGGGCCCGCTGTGCGAGGAGAACATAGACGACTGCAACCCCAAGCCCTGCCACCATGGCGAGTGTCGTGACGGCATCGCCACCTTCTACTGCGACTGCAGCCCGGGATACACCGGCCTCATCTGCCACATGCAAGTGAAGGAGTGCCTGAGCAACCCGTGCCAGAACCGGGGCCGCTGCATCGACCTGGTCAACAAGTACCAGTGCAACTGCCTGGCTGGGACCACTG GTGTGAACTGTGAGATCAATTTCGACGACTGCGCCAACGACCCGTGTGAGTACGGCGAGTGCCAGGACGGCATCAACGAATACAAGTGTGTGTGCAATCCAGGATACACAG GGGAGAAGTGTGACGTGGAGATAAACGAGTGCGACTCTAACCCCTGCCTGAACGGGGGCACATGTGAAGATCGGCCAAACGGCTTCCACTGCCTTTGCCCCGCGGGGACCCACGGGCCCGTTTGCCACTCCGGGGCCGACCGCTGCTCCCCCCAGCCCTGTGACCACGGCGAGTGTGTGGAGCTACAAGACGG ataccGGTGCGAGTGCGATCCTGGTTGGGAGGGTCAGCACTGCGAGCTGGACATCAACGAGTGCCAGTCCAACCCCTGCCAACACGGAGCCACCTGTACCGACCGGCTCAATGGCTATACCTGCAAGTGCAAGCGTGGCTTCACAG GTGAGAACTGTGAGGTCAACATAGACGAGTGCAAGTCCAACCCCTGCATGAACCGTGGTACCTGTGTGGATGGAGTCAACGGCTACAAATGCCTCTGCTCCCCACCCTACAcag GTCCGCAGTGCGCGGACAAGGTGGACTCGTGCAGCACCAAACCCTGCCAGAACCGCGGCCGCTGCCTCAACCACCAGGGCAGCTACTCCTGCGAGTGCCAGATGGGCTACAGCGGACGCAACTGTGAGATCAACATTGACGACTGCTCCTCCA ATCCCTGCTTGAACGGCGGCACCTGCCTGGATGGCGTGGGCAGCTACTCATGCAGCTGCAGGCCGGGCTTCCATGGCTGGCGCTGCGACATTGAGGTGGACGAATGCGGCAGCAACCCGTGCCAGAACGGCGCCCGCTGCAGCGACTATGTCAATAGCTACACGTGCGAGTGCTTGCCCGGTTTCGACGGCATCCACTGCGAGCACAACATCCCCGAGTGCACGGAAAG CTCCTGCCTAAACAATGGCACCTGCATCGACGGCATTAACGAGTTCTCATGCCGCTGCCGACCTGGTTTTACCGGAGCCTTCTGCCAGTATGAGATCAACGAGTGTGACTCCCAGCCCTGCAAGAATGGCGGCACCTGCACCGATGGCTTGGGCTCCTACCAGTGCTCCTGCCCACTGGAGTACACTGGTCTCAACTGCCAG TTCTTGGCAAACCTCTGTAGCTCCTCACTGTGCCTCAATGGTGGGACGTGCATCCAGCGGGTGACGTCGTGGGGGTGCCACTGCCCCGAGGGCTGGACGGGGCTCTACTGCGATGTCCCCAGCATGTCGTGCCAGGCCTTCGCCACCCGCAAAG GTGTGCCCGTGGACATGGTGTGCCAGCATGCCGGCCGCTGCCTGGACATGGGCAACACCCACCGCTGCCAGTGCCAGGCGGGCTACATGGGCAGCTACTGCGAGAAGGAGGTGGACGAGTGTCTGTCCAACCCGTGCCGCAATGGCGCCACCTGTGTGGACTATCAGGGTGCCTACGAGTGCCAG TGCAAGCCTGGCTTCCAGGGGGTCAACTGTCAGTACGATGTGGACGAGTGTCAGTCTCAGCCCTGCCTGCACGGAGGGACGTGCATCAACCTGGAGAACCGCTTCTCCTGCTCTTGCCCGCCGGGCACTCACG GTGTCCGCTGTGAGGTGGATGTGGACGACTGTGCGCCTGAGCCTGGGTCCTCGCGGCCCCGTTGCCTGAACGGGGGTCAGTGTGTGGACGGCGTGGGCCGCTTCCACTGCTCCTGCCCCCCGGGCTTCGCCGGTGAGCACTGCGAGGGCGACGTCAACGAGTGCCTGTCTGCGCCCTGCCGTGCCCCTGGCAGCCTGGACTGTATCCAGCTGACTAATGACTACCAGTGCCGCTGCCAGCTGGGCTACACAG GACGGCACTGTGAGTCCATGGTGGATCTGTGCAAATCCAGGCCGTGCCACAACGGGGGGATCTGCTCCATGAACACCAGCTCCATGCACGGATACAGCTGCACCTGCCAGTCG GGTTTCTCAGGGTTCAACTGCGGGGACCCTGAGGGTTCAGGCTGTACCAGCCTGCGTTGCCAGAATGGCGGCCGCTGCCAAGAAGGGGCGGGTGGGCGCCCTTACTGCCGCTGCCCCGCCCTCTTCTCCGGCCGGCATTGCGAGATACGCCAGCCCATCCCCACGTTGCCCGCCGTCCCCGAGACGGTGTGCCCATACCTCGAGTGCCAGCAGCAGGCAGGCGACCGTGTGTGCGACCAGCAGTGCAACCGGCACGAGTGCAAGTGGGACAGCGGCGACTGCTCGCTGAACTGGAACAAGTCGTGGGAGAACTGCACTGATCCCGTGCCCTGCCGGCAGCTCTTCCGCAATGGCCGCTGCGACCCCGAATGCGACAACCCTGAGTGCCTCTTCGACAGCTTTGAGTGCCAGCCAGCGCCCTCCCTCTGCAG GTATGACAAGTACTGCGCTGATCACTACGCCAACGGCCACTGCAACCAGGGCTGCAACACGGAGGAGTGTGGCTGGGACGGCCTGGACTGTGATAAAGATGCGCCGCCGCAGGTGGCTGATGGCACGCTTGTGGTGGTGGTCCTGCTGCAGCCGCACGAGCTGTTAGGAGACCTGCGTGGATTCCTGCGCTCGCTGGGCACGTTGCTGCACACTAACGTGCGCGTCAAGCTGGATGAGCAACAGAAGCTCATGATCTACCCCTACTATGGCCCAGAGAGCGACGGCACCAGCGGAGGGGCGGCCCAATCCAGAGGCAGGGGCAAGCGGGAACTGGGCGAGAAGGAGGTCATCGG GTCCAAGGCCTACTTGGAAATCGACAACCGGCAGTGTTCCCAGAACTCGAAGCACTGCTTCTCCAACACGGAGCTGGTAGCGTCCTACATCGCCGCCGAGTACCTGAAGAAAGAGCTTCCCTACCCGGTTATCTCCGTGGACA GTGAGCCCGGTGGTATTCTGATTACCTCTCACCTGATGTACGTGGTGGGCGTGGCCGTCTTCATCATCCTCCTCATCCTGGTGCTGGGGGTGCTGGTGGCCAAGCGCAAGCGCAAGCACGGCATCCTTTGGCTGCCCGACGGCTTCATCACCAAGAAGGACGCCAAGCGCCGCGAGCCCGTGGGCCAGGATGACTTCGGCTTGAA GAACATGGTGAAGCCTCAGGATGGAGGGATGATGGACACCAACCAGAACAAGGGGTGGCTTGAAGAGGGCCTACCAGCGAAGAAGGCGAGG ACGGAGGTCAAGCCGCTCCTGCCCGTAGGGGTGGACGGAGGCGTGGACCGGCGGGAGTGGACACTGCAGCACCACAAGGCGGCCGACATCACGCTGACGCCCCCCCAGGCTGACCTCgacatggactgtctggatGTCAACGTCAAGGGCCCAG ATGGGTTCACCCCCCTCATGCTGGCCTCCCTGCGTAGCGGGGGCACGGCGGACTGTAGCAGCCTGACgggcgaggaggaggaggagagtggGCTGGACGAGCCGGGGGCCAGCGTCATCAGCGACCTCATCGCCCAGGGTGCCACACTGTTGGCGCAGACCGACCGCACGGGCGAGACCGCGCTGCACCTGGCTGCCCGCTACGCCCGCGCCGACGCTGCTAAGAGGCTGCTGGATGCTGGGGCTGACCCCAACGCGCATGACAACATGGGTCGCACCCCCTTGCATGCTGCCGTCTCTGCTGATGCGCAGGGTGTCTTCCAG ATTCTGATCCGGAACCGCGCAACAGACTTGGACGCGCGCATGAATGATGGCACCACACCCCTGATCCTGGCGGCGCGCCTGGCCGTGGAGGGCATGGTGGAGGAGCTTGTGCACTGCCACGCCGACGTCAACGCGGTCGACGACCACG GTAAATCTGCTCTGCACTGGGCTGCGGCCGTCAACAATGTGGAGGCCACTCTGGTGCTCCTGAAGAACGGAGCCAACCGGGACATGCAGGATAACAAG GAGGAGACGCCCCTATTCCTGGCAGCACGGGAGGGCAGCTTCGAAGCGGCTCAGGTGCTGCTGGACCACTACTCTAACCGGGACATTACGGACCACCTGGACCGGCTGCCCCGGGACACCGCGCAGGAGCGCATGCATCATGACATCGTGCGCCTATTGGACCAGTACAACCTGGTGCAGAGTCCTCATGGCGGCCAGGCTCACATGGGCGCAGGCGGAGCCCACTCCACCCTGGGCTGCGGCTCCGGTGTGGGCTTCGTGGGCATGCGTGCCGGACCCCAGGGCAAGAAGAGCCGACGTGGGGGAGCCAAGGCGGCCGGAGCCGGGACCGGAGGCGGGGTGGCCAAGGAGCTGAAGGATGTGAAGGCCAAGCGCAGGAAGAAACCGGCCGGAGGGGAGATGCCCTCCACGGGGccggctgggggtggggctgggggtggtGCTGGGGGTGGTGCTGGGGGCGTCGCAGGCAATGCCAAGGCAGCCAATGGGGGCCTCTCTGAGAGCTCGGTCACCCTGTCGCCAATCGACTCCCTGGAGTCCCCGCACTCGTTTGCCGGAGACGCTGCCTGCGTGAGCACCGTCACCGCCACCTCGCCACCCCTCCTGTCCAGCCCCTCGGCACGGCCGCTGCTGCCCCCTGTCAGCCACATGCTGGGCCAGCAGCATGCCTGGGCGGGGCTTGCCAAGCAGGGCTATGGCCTGCTCCCGCACGCGCTGGGCGCGCCGCACCCCGCCTCCGGCATGCTGGGCCCTATGAATGTCACCATGAGCCGGGAGCAGCTCCCCCCCATAGTCACCTTCCAGATGATGGCGCCGGGCACCGGTCAGGCCATGCTGAAGCAGTCGCAGCTGGGCCAGCTGCAGAGCCAGGTGCAGCCACACTCCCAGGCTCTCCCCCCTCATCTGCAGTGTGCACCGGGCATGATGTACCAGATTCCGGACGTGGGTCTCACGCGGTCCCTGTCCCACACccttccccacccccacagccaCTCTGTCGCCCACAGCAACGGCCTTGGCGACCCCCAGCCTCGTCAGCTCCCTCCCTACCACACCATGCAGAGTCCTGTGGATAAATACCCgacacccccctcccagcacAGCTGTGCCACAGCCAGCTCTGAGGGCACGACACCAGGGCACCCGGCTCACCCCCCCAATGAGCACCCCTACCTCACCCCGTCCCCGGAGTCGCCCGACCCCTGGTCATCGTCCTCCCCCCACTCCAACTCGGACTGGTCTGATGTAACAACCAGCCCCACCCCTCTGGGGAACCT CACGCACTGCCCCCGTCCCGGCACACACACATTCCGGAGCAAGCGCCACGGCAACCACAAGCGCAGCAGATGCAGGCGCAACAGCCCCAACACAGCGGCATGCAAGTCTATGCATAggctctga